Genomic segment of Cyanobacteriota bacterium:
GATGAACAAGTGAAAGATTTAGTAGAACAATATGTAGAGTCGTTAGAGAAAGATAACGATACCATTAAAGCTTATAGGCTTGACCTTGAGAAGTTTACAGCTGCTTATGGTGAAACCAAACCGCTAGCAATCAAGTCGCCCGAAATCAAGGTTTATTTGGATGGACTAACAACAAGAACCGGCAAGAGAGTCAGTGTTTCAACACAGAACAGGCATTATGCAACTATTAGTTGTTTTTTCAATTGGCTAATCAAACAATCTAAATTGATTGAAAATCCAATTAAGAATGTTGAGAGACGCAAACCAAACAAAGATCTAGGTGAGACTAACTCAAAAGATATCATTCGTTATTTAGACAGAGAAATTGTTGGAAAGATAATGACTGAGTCAAAGTCAATCAGAGAGGAGTTCTTATTTGACTTACTTTATTCAAGTGGTTTGAGAATCTCTGAAGCATTAGCACTTAATGTTCAGGATATCCGCAATGGTGTTATTCAAGTTCGTGCTGGCAAAGGTAACAGAGCAAGAGTAACTTACATGTCTAAGCAGACAGAAAAACTTTTTAGAAAGTACTTAGAGAAGAGAGTTCCTGATCGTTCAGTTTTATTCCAGGCGACAACAATTGAAGAAGCTCAAGCTTTGAGAAATGAAGGTGCTTTGTTTACAACAAACAATGGTACTCGTCTTGGTTACCATAGAGCTAATCAATTATTCAAACAGGCTTCTAAAGGAATTAAGAATCCAGATAGCACGCCGTTGACTATTCACCAACTTAGACATACTTTCTGTACTGAAAGAGTAGGCCATATTGATATTAGAGTTCTTCAGAAATTAGCTGGCCACAGTGATATTAGAACTACTTTGAGATATGCCAAAGTCGCTGATATAGTGGCTAGAGAGCAATTTGATAAATATGACAGAGAAAGAAATGCTGGTTTCAACGATTCAGGTGAATTCAAGCTTCCTACTCAAGAAGATTTTGAAAAAGCAACAGCTTTAATATAAAGTTTGTTGATCGCTTTGCGTACTTACGATTTTCTCAGTTAGAGAAATTTCTGCTTCGCATCGTCTCTACTTTTTTGTGTCAACATCACTAGCAAAACTTTGTTTTTCGGAATAGGTCTAATGACTTTTAGCATCTATAATATGAATACCAGTGTTTGAACAAGAAAAACAGTTAATTATCATCGCAGGGTCTTGCTCAGGAAAATCAAATTGGTTTGATCAAATCAATTATTACAAGAATCAGGGTTATCAAGTTGAGTTTTTGGAAGTTGATGCTGGGGCTGCTAACAGTTTACTGGAAGCTTCCAGTAAATTATTCTCTAAGCTTAAGCACAGAGTAAAACAAAAGACAATAATCCTAAGCCATTCAATGGGCTCTATGCTATTACTTAAAATCCTTTCAGAGCCCAAGTTCTATGCCAGTGAGAATCCCGAGCTTTATCGCAATATTGTTAATTCCAAGTTGATCTTTTTGCAAGTGCCTTTACATGTCAATGCTGTAGCTCTTGGGATTTTGGATATTCTCAAGTACTTCTTCTATCCCTTCCTCTTCGTTTATAACTTGTTAGTTTTCCCGGTGATTGATTTTATTTTGTTGATGCTTAAAACCTTGATGGTAATTCTTGAGAAGTTAATTGCAGTTGGATTTATAAAATATCCAGCGATGCTGATATTCAAACCGATTGCTTTGTCTCTAAATATGCTTTTAGTGATTAATACTTTTTGGGGTACAAAGCCTAGAGAATTTTTTAATGTCATCAAGTTTTATAAACAATGGCAAGATTTTGCACTTGATGGTTTTTTTGCCAAAGAGCAAGATGGTACAGCTTTTGATAAAGCAATGATCGGTGCCACTGAAAATACCATGGATAAGTTTGATCGTTCTAATGTCAGTAATTACTATTTTACTCACTGTTTCACTGATTTTTTCTGTGATCCAGGTTTAACAAAAGAGTTTGCTAATCGATTGGGTGCTAATAGCAAGAGCTTGAATTATGGTTTTCATAGCCCTCAGCATTGCTTTTGGCATCAAGGCGCTATTAATCGGTTAATTGAGACGTCGCTGTAAGGTTAAGAAGGACACCTAAATACGTATTGTATAATTATGCCAGGTATTTTGTATTTTTACAAAAGGCCTAAATTCGTCGTGATTAATGGCGCAAATAATATCAATACTAATTTGGGATCAACCATGGCTGATTTACAGGATGGCGCGTCTCAAATTACAAGAGAAGAAAGTTATTTTACTGAACCAAGTAGTTCTATTATTGCTAAGCCAGTTCAAACTGATACGGACGACTATATGAATGCGTTCATTAACAATAAAATGGTTAGAGATATTGTGCCACATTTGATGAATTTGACAAATATTGCTGGTAATATTTTTTCTTTTTCTTCTTGGGCTTTTGGTTTTAATGATGCATCCAAAAAATTTGCCAAGACTGTTGGATCGCTTGCGACAAAATCTTTTCTTGTTGCAACTAGTGTCATTAATGTTGTTGAACGACTTCACACAAAAAATTATTTCTCTGCATTGGGTTACTTTAATGACATTGTTATTGCAGGTACTGTTGATCAGGACAATACTTACTTAGCACGTGGTATTGCTTCTGGTACTTACAATATGGCAAATTCACTTAATATTGCTAATGATCGTACTGGTTTTGATAGTTTCGAAGATCACTTGCAGCATTTGGTTAAGGGCTTTGGCAAGTTCTTTAAGAATCTATTCTCGGCAGATGTTGCGAAGAACTTTATAAAGAGTGAAAATGGTATGTGGGCTACTATTGGTGGGCTGTTTGCCAATGTCGGTGCTTTATCTTGGATGTTTACAGGCAAGGTACAGATACCTACCTTCATTAGAGATCTTGCTGGAATCGTTATGGATATTGAGCAGCTCAATTTTGGTCATTATAAAGCTGGACGTAAGGATTTGTTTAAGTCTGGCTTGGCACTGGTCGTTGGTACTGTTGCAGATTGGTTATCAAAGTTGATGCCTCAATACAAAGATGCTTTTGTGCCATTGACATTTATTTTTGATGGTATTGGAAAGCATTGGTTGAGATTGCATCAAAATGAGCATGAGATGGGTGACAAGAGAGACGATGAGAAGCAGCTTGAAAAGCTTCCAGCCGTCAAGCTTGCTCAAAAGGAAGACATGCCATTGGTTGCTAGAAGGGGGTCTGAGCTTTTGGCTCAGCAGGTAGCATGACTTTAGCACAGCTTAACTTACAAACAGCATCAACACCAGCATCAAATGATCTTGATACCAAGGTTGGAATTGCTTTTGTTGAGCAACCTATAGAGGCAGTAGACGCGAAGCTTCATCAAGAGTCAATTAAACAAGAGCCAGCTAAGCTGCTTGTAAAAAACTCTTGGCAGGATTTTATTAGAAACAAAATGCCACCTTGGGCTTATGGTATATCATCTCTTTGGCATTTGGCTACTGCAGCTATGCTTTCTAAATCCAAGGCGCATGCAAGTAAGGGCAAAGCTTGGGCTGCTAATTCAACACGGTTTACTAAGTTGATCAATTCTTCTGTCTATATGAGCTTAGCTTATGAAGCCTACAAAAATAATTTCACTTTTGATTTTATTGGTAGGATTGCTGAGCCGATAATGAATACTTTTGTTGATTTAAATCATTACCATTTGTTTAGAGGTTTAAGTTCAGCCTTCAACCAATTACATTCAATTAATTTACCTCGGGTTAAGAAGGGACTTAATCTTAAAGACAACTTTCTTGCCAATATCGATGTCAGTATTGAATTTTTTAAAGAGGCTTGGATTAATGGAGGTATTAGTAAATTATTTAAAGGTGATTTGTCGGGCTTTAAAAAAGATCTTTTTGGTGGAGAAAATGATCGAGGACATACTTTGGCAATAGCTTCACATGCTCAAATGCTCATTAGTGGTTTAGCACTTTTGAATGGTACTAAACGTAACTTATTAAATAGGATATTAGGTATATTTAGAAATGCAGCTGGAGTACTTGCAGATATTGGTTTATTGTTTGAGAAGGATCCCTCTGCAAGAGGCGTTGGGGTATTTTATTTATTACATGCTGTTGGTGATACTATTAAGCGTTTTGTTGCTAATGAAACGCAGGATCTTATCGATAATATGATTATGCCGTTCTATAACGGTGGTTTGTATTGTTTTGGTTTGATGACTCGCAGACAAGTTGACGGAACTTATTTATTTAATGAGGCTAAAAAGAAACCGGAACTTAACTCGCTTGCAGTCTAACTACCACTCAAGAATGATTTTGCCGCAATTGCCTGATTCCATAATTTCAAAACCTTGTTGAAATTCTTCAATTGGATAAATATGAGTAATGATAGGTGAAATATCGATGCCGCCTTTGATGAGCTGTGCCATTTTGTACCAAGTCTCAAACATTTCTCTACCATAAATACCTTTGAGTTGTAGACCTTTGAAGATCACATTATCCCAGTCTATTTGTGTTGAGCTTGGCAATAGCCCCAGTAGAGCGACTTTGCCGCCATGGAACATATATTTGAGCATAGAGTTAAAGGCATCAGCAGAACCAGACATTTCTAATCCAATATCAAAACCATTAGTCATGGATAATTCACTCATTACTTTGTCGAGTTTTTCTCTTTGAGGATTGATAGTTCTGGTTGCACCCATCTTCTTGGCTATCTCTAATCTATAGTCATTGACGTCGGTAACCACTATATTGCGAGCACCTACCGCTTTGCAGACGGCGACGGCCATATTGCCGATTAAACCAGCACCGGTAATAAGCACATCCTCGCCTACCATTGGGAAAGACAGCACGGCATGTACCGCATTGCCAAAGGGATCAAAGATTGCTGCAATATCGTCAGAGATCGCAGCGTCTAGCTTTACTAGGTTGCCAGCTGGAACGCTAATGTATTCAGCAAAGGCGCCATCACGTTGGATACCGATGCCAATTGTATTTGCACAAAGATGAGTTATACCTCTCTTGCAATTTCTGCAAATACCACAAACAATATGCCCCTCGGCAGTTACTCTATCGCCAATCTTAAAATGTTCTACCGCTTCGCCAAGCTCAGTGATAATTCCAGAAAACTCGTGCCCTATTACTCTTGGTACAGCGATATTTTTTTGTGACCATTCATCCCATTTGTAAATATGCAAGTCAGTCCCGCATATCGC
This window contains:
- a CDS encoding tyrosine-type recombinase/integrase; translated protein: MKDLVEQYVESLEKDNDTIKAYRLDLEKFTAAYGETKPLAIKSPEIKVYLDGLTTRTGKRVSVSTQNRHYATISCFFNWLIKQSKLIENPIKNVERRKPNKDLGETNSKDIIRYLDREIVGKIMTESKSIREEFLFDLLYSSGLRISEALALNVQDIRNGVIQVRAGKGNRARVTYMSKQTEKLFRKYLEKRVPDRSVLFQATTIEEAQALRNEGALFTTNNGTRLGYHRANQLFKQASKGIKNPDSTPLTIHQLRHTFCTERVGHIDIRVLQKLAGHSDIRTTLRYAKVADIVAREQFDKYDRERNAGFNDSGEFKLPTQEDFEKATALI
- the tdh gene encoding L-threonine 3-dehydrogenase, whose protein sequence is MKALVKKSAQKGIWMEDVPLPSLGLNDVLIKVIKTAICGTDLHIYKWDEWSQKNIAVPRVIGHEFSGIITELGEAVEHFKIGDRVTAEGHIVCGICRNCKRGITHLCANTIGIGIQRDGAFAEYISVPAGNLVKLDAAISDDIAAIFDPFGNAVHAVLSFPMVGEDVLITGAGLIGNMAVAVCKAVGARNIVVTDVNDYRLEIAKKMGATRTINPQREKLDKVMSELSMTNGFDIGLEMSGSADAFNSMLKYMFHGGKVALLGLLPSSTQIDWDNVIFKGLQLKGIYGREMFETWYKMAQLIKGGIDISPIITHIYPIEEFQQGFEIMESGNCGKIILEW